A single genomic interval of Rhodopseudomonas palustris harbors:
- a CDS encoding aromatic ring-hydroxylating dioxygenase subunit alpha, whose protein sequence is MMSQEQNDLITRVGPGTPCGKLMRAYWQPAALVDELEGERPIKPVRLLGEDLVLFKDETGRYGLIDRDCPHRGADLAFGRLENGGLRCAFHGWLFDVDGNCIDTPAEPAGSPLCKNIKQRAFPVVAKGGILWAYLGAGEPPAFPEIDCFIAPDTHVFAFKGLMECNWLQALEVGIDPAHASFLHRFFEDEDTSQAYGKQFRGASAGSDLPMTKVLREYDRPIINVEHTEYGLRLIALREIDDERTHVRVTNQLFPHGFVIPMSTEMTITQWHVPVDDTHCYWYAIFTSYAAPVDKVKMRDQRLELYELPDYKSRRNKTNDYGFDPHEQATATYTGMGLDINVHDQWAVESMGAIQDRTREHLGQSDKAIIQYRRLLRQEIEKAASGGKPLLALDEAAARAIQGPATMDGIGPSRGWETYWMEVDVKRRRGAPWAAPVPSEIAAKVPHLTAAE, encoded by the coding sequence ATGATGAGCCAGGAACAGAACGATCTGATCACCCGGGTCGGGCCGGGGACGCCGTGCGGCAAGCTGATGCGCGCCTATTGGCAGCCGGCCGCGCTCGTCGACGAGCTCGAAGGCGAGCGGCCGATCAAGCCGGTGCGATTGCTCGGCGAAGACCTCGTGCTGTTCAAGGACGAGACCGGCCGCTACGGCCTGATCGATCGCGACTGTCCGCACCGCGGCGCCGATCTCGCGTTCGGGCGGCTGGAGAACGGCGGCCTGCGCTGCGCCTTCCACGGTTGGCTGTTCGACGTCGACGGCAACTGCATCGACACCCCCGCCGAGCCTGCCGGCTCGCCGCTGTGCAAGAACATCAAGCAGCGCGCGTTTCCGGTGGTCGCCAAGGGCGGCATCCTGTGGGCCTATCTCGGCGCTGGCGAACCGCCGGCGTTTCCGGAGATCGATTGCTTCATCGCCCCCGACACCCATGTGTTCGCGTTCAAGGGCCTGATGGAATGCAACTGGCTGCAGGCGCTCGAGGTTGGCATCGATCCGGCGCACGCCTCGTTCCTGCACCGCTTCTTCGAGGATGAGGACACCTCGCAGGCCTACGGCAAGCAATTCCGCGGTGCCTCGGCCGGCAGCGATCTGCCGATGACCAAGGTGCTGCGCGAATACGATCGGCCGATCATCAATGTCGAGCACACCGAATACGGCTTGCGGCTGATCGCGCTACGCGAGATCGACGACGAACGCACCCATGTTCGCGTCACCAATCAGCTGTTCCCCCACGGCTTCGTCATCCCGATGAGCACCGAGATGACGATCACGCAGTGGCACGTCCCAGTCGACGACACCCACTGCTATTGGTACGCGATCTTCACCAGCTATGCCGCGCCGGTCGACAAGGTGAAGATGCGCGACCAGCGCCTAGAGCTCTACGAGTTGCCGGACTACAAGTCTCGCCGCAACAAGACCAACGATTACGGCTTCGATCCGCACGAGCAGGCGACCGCGACCTACACCGGCATGGGGCTGGACATCAACGTCCACGATCAGTGGGCGGTGGAGTCGATGGGCGCGATTCAGGATCGCACCCGCGAGCATCTCGGCCAGTCCGACAAGGCGATCATCCAGTATCGCCGGCTGCTGCGTCAGGAAATCGAGAAGGCCGCCTCCGGTGGCAAGCCGTTGCTGGCGCTCGACGAGGCCGCGGCGCGCGCGATCCAGGGACCGGCCACGATGGACGGCATCGGCCCGAGCCGCGGCTGGGAGACCTATTGGATGGAGGTCGACGTCAAGCGTCGCCGCGGTGCGCCCTGGGCGGCACCGGTGCCGTCCGAGATCGCCGCCAAGGTCCCGCATCTGACGGCCGCAGAATGA
- a CDS encoding glutamine synthetase family protein has product MNVHQRYAMGDSLAAKYGLWSEEQIDAAARVRRIAEEQGLETIRFSFPDQHGILRGKTLVASEALNCLDNGATITTTMLAKDTSHKTVFPVFQAGGGFGMSEMQGGADVVMLPDPTTFRVLPWAPTTGWVLCDLYFADGRPVQFATRNIYRAALQKLADRGYDYKAGLEVEFHVFKVVDSKMRPEHAGQPGEPPEVSLLSHGYQYLTEQRYDQMEPVLELIRRDVVALGLPLRSIEVEFGPSQCEFTFQPTVGLLPADLMVLFRAAVKQICRRHGYHATFMCRPRIPNVVSSGWHLHQSVVARDGGSNAFMSDSDILSDFGRNYLAGLMTHARAATVFTTPTINGYKRYRSYSLAPDRAIWGRDNRGVMLRVLGGAGDKATRIENRVGEPAANPYLYMASQILSGLDGVDRALDPGPSADTPYETKADLLPKSLREAIFALRDDPFFRTALGDEFVDYYTFIKNAEIERFQAEVTEWEQREYFEMF; this is encoded by the coding sequence ATGAACGTGCACCAGCGATACGCAATGGGCGACAGCCTGGCGGCCAAGTACGGGCTGTGGTCCGAGGAGCAGATCGACGCGGCGGCGCGCGTCCGCCGCATCGCCGAAGAGCAGGGGCTCGAAACCATCCGGTTCTCGTTCCCCGATCAGCACGGCATCCTGCGCGGCAAGACGCTGGTGGCGTCCGAAGCGCTGAACTGCCTCGACAACGGCGCCACCATCACCACCACGATGCTGGCCAAGGACACATCGCACAAGACGGTGTTTCCGGTGTTTCAGGCCGGCGGCGGCTTCGGCATGTCGGAGATGCAGGGCGGCGCCGACGTCGTCATGCTGCCCGATCCGACCACGTTTCGCGTACTGCCCTGGGCGCCGACCACCGGTTGGGTATTGTGCGATCTGTACTTCGCCGACGGCCGTCCGGTGCAGTTCGCCACCCGTAACATCTATCGTGCGGCGCTGCAGAAGCTCGCCGACCGCGGCTACGACTACAAGGCGGGGCTTGAGGTCGAATTTCACGTCTTCAAGGTCGTGGACAGCAAGATGCGGCCGGAGCACGCCGGCCAGCCCGGCGAGCCGCCGGAGGTCAGCCTGCTGTCGCACGGCTATCAGTATCTGACCGAGCAGCGCTACGATCAGATGGAGCCGGTGCTCGAACTGATCCGCCGCGATGTCGTCGCGCTGGGCCTCCCACTGCGTTCGATCGAGGTTGAGTTCGGCCCGAGCCAGTGCGAATTCACCTTCCAGCCGACGGTCGGCCTGCTGCCGGCCGATCTGATGGTGCTGTTCCGCGCTGCCGTGAAGCAGATCTGCCGTCGGCACGGTTATCACGCCACCTTCATGTGCCGGCCGCGGATTCCCAACGTGGTGTCGTCGGGCTGGCATCTGCACCAGTCGGTCGTGGCACGCGACGGCGGCAGCAACGCTTTCATGTCGGACAGCGACATACTATCGGATTTCGGCAGGAATTATCTGGCCGGCCTGATGACGCACGCGCGGGCCGCGACGGTGTTCACCACGCCGACCATCAACGGCTACAAGCGTTATCGCTCCTATTCGCTGGCGCCGGATCGGGCGATTTGGGGGCGGGATAATCGTGGTGTGATGCTGCGCGTGTTGGGCGGGGCGGGCGACAAGGCGACGCGGATCGAGAACCGCGTCGGCGAGCCGGCCGCCAATCCGTATCTGTACATGGCGTCGCAGATCCTGTCCGGCCTCGACGGTGTCGACCGCGCGCTCGATCCGGGGCCCTCGGCGGATACGCCTTATGAGACCAAGGCGGATTTGTTGCCGAAATCGCTGCGCGAGGCGATCTTCGCGCTGCGCGACGATCCGTTCTTCCGTACCGCGCTGGGCGACGAGTTCGTCGACTATTATACCTTTATCAAGAATGCCGAGATCGAGCGCTTCCAGGCGGAAGTCACCGAGTGGGAGCAGCGCGAATATTTCGAGATGTTCTAG
- a CDS encoding ABC transporter substrate-binding protein encodes MKGLRSVCAAAALSFVAAGAHADTIKVGVIGTMSGPYALFGQNFKMGIDAWVAEHGNKVGGHTVEFVYRDEVSPNPAQSKALAQELIVKEKVQYIAGLYFTPNAMAVAPLLQEAKVPMVVLNAATSSITEKSPYIVRTSFTMFQNTVPAAKVAKQKGAKKVAIAVSDYGPGIDAETAFKKTFEAEGGSVVEAVRMPLATTDFGPIMQRIKDSGADMIFTFLPAGPPTLGFVKAYIDNGLKAAGVKLMSTGDVVTEPDLPNIGDSGIGILSTYHYAVSHDSPENKAFLALLQKGGAKLGDVTMTSVAAYDGARLIYKMIEATGGKQDPDKAIAAVKDMKWTSPRGPVSIDPTTRHITQSVYLREVEKQDGKLINKEIETFKDQPDWGLVKQ; translated from the coding sequence ATGAAGGGACTTCGATCGGTCTGCGCGGCCGCGGCCTTGTCGTTCGTCGCGGCAGGCGCCCACGCTGATACCATCAAGGTCGGCGTGATCGGCACCATGTCGGGGCCGTACGCGCTGTTCGGCCAGAACTTCAAGATGGGCATCGACGCCTGGGTCGCCGAGCACGGCAACAAGGTCGGCGGCCACACCGTCGAGTTCGTCTATCGTGATGAGGTCTCGCCCAATCCGGCGCAATCCAAGGCATTGGCGCAGGAGCTGATCGTCAAGGAGAAGGTGCAGTACATCGCCGGCCTGTACTTCACGCCGAACGCGATGGCGGTTGCGCCGCTGCTTCAGGAAGCCAAGGTACCGATGGTGGTGCTGAACGCGGCGACCTCCTCGATCACCGAGAAGAGCCCCTACATCGTCCGCACCTCGTTCACGATGTTCCAGAACACCGTGCCGGCCGCGAAGGTCGCCAAGCAGAAGGGCGCCAAGAAGGTTGCGATCGCTGTCAGCGATTATGGTCCGGGTATCGACGCCGAAACCGCGTTCAAGAAGACCTTCGAGGCCGAAGGCGGCAGCGTCGTCGAGGCGGTCCGGATGCCGCTGGCCACCACCGACTTCGGTCCGATCATGCAGCGGATCAAGGATTCCGGCGCCGACATGATCTTCACCTTCCTGCCGGCCGGTCCGCCGACGCTCGGCTTCGTCAAAGCCTATATCGATAACGGCCTGAAGGCGGCCGGCGTCAAGCTGATGTCCACCGGCGACGTCGTCACCGAGCCCGATCTGCCGAACATCGGCGATTCCGGCATCGGCATTCTGTCGACCTACCACTATGCGGTGTCGCACGACTCGCCCGAGAACAAGGCGTTCCTCGCTCTGCTGCAGAAGGGCGGCGCCAAGCTGGGCGATGTCACCATGACTTCGGTCGCGGCTTACGACGGTGCCCGCCTGATCTACAAGATGATCGAGGCGACCGGCGGCAAGCAGGATCCCGATAAGGCGATTGCCGCCGTCAAGGACATGAAGTGGACCAGTCCGCGTGGACCGGTGTCGATCGATCCGACCACCCGCCACATCACCCAGAGCGTGTATCTGCGCGAGGTGGAGAAACAGGACGGTAAGCTGATCAACAAGGAGATCGAGACCTTCAAGGATCAGCCGGACTGGGGACTGGTTAAGCAGTAA